The Acipenser ruthenus chromosome 37, fAciRut3.2 maternal haplotype, whole genome shotgun sequence genome has a window encoding:
- the LOC117397946 gene encoding chromaffin granule amine transporter-like isoform X3 gives MPCFNPLQWLRESRTLVLVVVFVALLLDNMLLTVVVPIIPSFLYATELKSVNDSLTHNTTSAPGQAGYEAATFSSVISYYDNTTIILTDDTVNSTSRDFSRTVNGSLLTEEGSAVRDRDCVKNNDILMEENVRVGLLFASKALMQLVMNPFVGPLTNRIGYHIPMFAGFVVMFLSTIMFAFSETYILLFLARMLQGIGSSFSSVAGLGMLASVYTDDNERGTAMGIALGGLALGVLFGAPFGSVMYEFVGKKAPFLVLACLALMDGALQLSILQPSKVSPESAQGPSLLTLLRDPYILITAGSICFANMGVAMLEPTLPIWMMQTMCSPNWQLGIAFLPASISYLIGTNLFAILANKMGRWLCSMIGMLIVGVSLICVPLAKDIYGLIGPNGGLGFAIDHGDVARLPPCCTEVAMVLIAIEEYSHGQMFCIT, from the exons ATGCCATGCTTCAATCCATTGCAATGGCTGAGAGAGTCAAGGACGCTGGTCTTGGTGGTGGTCTTTGTAGCCCTCTTACTGGACAACATGCTGCTCACTGTAGTGG TGCCTATAATCCCCAGTTTCCTGTACGCCACCGAGCTCAAGAGTGTGAACGATTCTTTAACCCACAACACAACCTCAGCTCCTGGGCAGGCTGGTTACGAAGCCGCTACTTTCTCCTCTGTCATCTCATACTATGACAACACAACAATCATCCTCACAGACGACACTGTCAACAGCACCAGCAGGGACTTTAGCAGGACTGTCAATGGCTCTCTGCTGACAGAAGAGGGCTCAGCGGTCAGAGACAGAGACTGCGTAAAAAACAATGACATCCTCATGGAGGAGAATGTCCGGGTCGGGCTCCTGTTCGCCTCCAAAGCTTTAATGCAGCTTGTTATGAATCCATTTGTTGGACCTCTTACTAACAG GATTGGATACCACATTCCGATGTTTGCTGGCTTTGTGGTCATGTTCCTATCGACAATAA TGTTTGCTTTCTCTGAAACCTACATCTTGCTGTTCTTGGCACGAATGCTTCAAGGAATCGGCTCGTCCTTCTCATCTGTTGCAG GTCTTGGCATGCTGGCCAGTGTTTACACGGATGACAATGAAAGAGGGACGGCCATGGGGATTGCTCTGGGAGGACTGGCTCTGGGTGTGCTCT TTGGAGCCCCCTTTGGAAGTGTGATGTACGAATTTGTTGGGAAGAAAGCTCCCTTCCTGGTTCTGGCCTGCTTAGCGCTGATGGATGGAG CATTGCAGCTTTCTATACTTCAGCCTTCGAAGGTTTCTCCCGAG tctgcaCAGGGCCCGTCTTTATTAACCCTGTTACGGGATCCGTATATTCTCATTACTGCAG GGTCCATATGCTTTGCCAACATGGGGGTTGCAATGTTGGAACCAACACTGCCAATATGGATGATGCAGACCATGTGCTCTCCAAACTGGCAGCtcg GTATTGCTTTTCTCCCAGCGAGTATATCGTACCTCATTGGCACAAACCTGTTTGCTATACTTGCTAACAAAATGGGAAG GTGGCTCTGCTCCATGATTGGCATGTTGATTGTGGGTGTTAGTCTCATCTGT GTCCCCTTAGCAAAAGATATCTACGGACTCATTGGTCCAAATGGGGGTCTTGGTTTTGCAATCG ATCATGGTGATGTGGCAAGACTACCTCCCTGCTGCACAGAAGTAGCAATGGTTCTCATTGCAATCGAGGAATACAGCcacggccaaatgttttgcatcacctag
- the LOC117397946 gene encoding chromaffin granule amine transporter-like isoform X1: MPCFNPLQWLRESRTLVLVVVFVALLLDNMLLTVVVPIIPSFLYATELKSVNDSLTHNTTSAPGQAGYEAATFSSVISYYDNTTIILTDDTVNSTSRDFSRTVNGSLLTEEGSAVRDRDCVKNNDILMEENVRVGLLFASKALMQLVMNPFVGPLTNRIGYHIPMFAGFVVMFLSTIMFAFSETYILLFLARMLQGIGSSFSSVAGLGMLASVYTDDNERGTAMGIALGGLALGVLFGAPFGSVMYEFVGKKAPFLVLACLALMDGALQLSILQPSKVSPESAQGPSLLTLLRDPYILITAGSICFANMGVAMLEPTLPIWMMQTMCSPNWQLGIAFLPASISYLIGTNLFAILANKMGRWLCSMIGMLIVGVSLICVPLAKDIYGLIGPNGGLGFAIGMVDSSMMPIMGYLVDLRHASVYGSVYAIADVAFCLGFAIGPSTGGAIVRAIGFPSLMVIIGVINILYAPLCCFLRNPTAREEKMAVLNHECPMPTESYRTQNTCHGFPLSGESFDEESQE, translated from the exons ATGCCATGCTTCAATCCATTGCAATGGCTGAGAGAGTCAAGGACGCTGGTCTTGGTGGTGGTCTTTGTAGCCCTCTTACTGGACAACATGCTGCTCACTGTAGTGG TGCCTATAATCCCCAGTTTCCTGTACGCCACCGAGCTCAAGAGTGTGAACGATTCTTTAACCCACAACACAACCTCAGCTCCTGGGCAGGCTGGTTACGAAGCCGCTACTTTCTCCTCTGTCATCTCATACTATGACAACACAACAATCATCCTCACAGACGACACTGTCAACAGCACCAGCAGGGACTTTAGCAGGACTGTCAATGGCTCTCTGCTGACAGAAGAGGGCTCAGCGGTCAGAGACAGAGACTGCGTAAAAAACAATGACATCCTCATGGAGGAGAATGTCCGGGTCGGGCTCCTGTTCGCCTCCAAAGCTTTAATGCAGCTTGTTATGAATCCATTTGTTGGACCTCTTACTAACAG GATTGGATACCACATTCCGATGTTTGCTGGCTTTGTGGTCATGTTCCTATCGACAATAA TGTTTGCTTTCTCTGAAACCTACATCTTGCTGTTCTTGGCACGAATGCTTCAAGGAATCGGCTCGTCCTTCTCATCTGTTGCAG GTCTTGGCATGCTGGCCAGTGTTTACACGGATGACAATGAAAGAGGGACGGCCATGGGGATTGCTCTGGGAGGACTGGCTCTGGGTGTGCTCT TTGGAGCCCCCTTTGGAAGTGTGATGTACGAATTTGTTGGGAAGAAAGCTCCCTTCCTGGTTCTGGCCTGCTTAGCGCTGATGGATGGAG CATTGCAGCTTTCTATACTTCAGCCTTCGAAGGTTTCTCCCGAG tctgcaCAGGGCCCGTCTTTATTAACCCTGTTACGGGATCCGTATATTCTCATTACTGCAG GGTCCATATGCTTTGCCAACATGGGGGTTGCAATGTTGGAACCAACACTGCCAATATGGATGATGCAGACCATGTGCTCTCCAAACTGGCAGCtcg GTATTGCTTTTCTCCCAGCGAGTATATCGTACCTCATTGGCACAAACCTGTTTGCTATACTTGCTAACAAAATGGGAAG GTGGCTCTGCTCCATGATTGGCATGTTGATTGTGGGTGTTAGTCTCATCTGT GTCCCCTTAGCAAAAGATATCTACGGACTCATTGGTCCAAATGGGGGTCTTGGTTTTGCAATCG GTATGGTGGACTCCTCAATGATGCCCATTATGGGATATCTGGTGGACCTTCGCCATGCGTCTGTGTATGGTAGTGTCTATGCCATTGCGGATGTTGCCTTTTGCCTCGGATTTGCAATTG GTCCTTCCACTGGTGGAGCGATTGTTAGAGCCATAGGGTTTCCAAGCCTCATGGTAATAATTGGGGTTATTAATATATTGTACGCACCCTTGTGCTGCTTCTTAAGGAACCCAACAGCAAGAGAAGAAAAAATG GCAGTTCTGAACCATGAGTGTCCCATGCCCACCGAAAGCTACAGAACCCAGAATACCTGCCACGGTTTTCCACTGAGTGGTGAAAGCTTTGATGAGGAGAGCCAAGAGTGA
- the LOC117397946 gene encoding chromaffin granule amine transporter-like isoform X2 produces the protein MPCFNPLQWLRESRTLVLVVVFVALLLDNMLLTVVVPIIPSFLYATELKSVNDSLTHNTTSAPGQAGYEAATFSSVISYYDNTTIILTDDTVNSTSRDFSRTVNGSLLTEEGSAVRDRDCVKNNDILMEENVRVGLLFASKALMQLVMNPFVGPLTNRIGYHIPMFAGFVVMFLSTIMFAFSETYILLFLARMLQGIGSSFSSVAGLGMLASVYTDDNERGTAMGIALGGLALGVLFGAPFGSVMYEFVGKKAPFLVLACLALMDGALQLSILQPSKVSPESAQGPSLLTLLRDPYILITAGSICFANMGVAMLEPTLPIWMMQTMCSPNWQLGIAFLPASISYLIGTNLFAILANKMGRWLCSMIGMLIVGVSLICVPLAKDIYGLIGPNGGLGFAIGMVDSSMMPIMGYLVDLRHASVYGSVYAIADVAFCLGFAIGPSTGGAIVRAIGFPSLMVIIGVINILYAPLCCFLRNPTAREEKMF, from the exons ATGCCATGCTTCAATCCATTGCAATGGCTGAGAGAGTCAAGGACGCTGGTCTTGGTGGTGGTCTTTGTAGCCCTCTTACTGGACAACATGCTGCTCACTGTAGTGG TGCCTATAATCCCCAGTTTCCTGTACGCCACCGAGCTCAAGAGTGTGAACGATTCTTTAACCCACAACACAACCTCAGCTCCTGGGCAGGCTGGTTACGAAGCCGCTACTTTCTCCTCTGTCATCTCATACTATGACAACACAACAATCATCCTCACAGACGACACTGTCAACAGCACCAGCAGGGACTTTAGCAGGACTGTCAATGGCTCTCTGCTGACAGAAGAGGGCTCAGCGGTCAGAGACAGAGACTGCGTAAAAAACAATGACATCCTCATGGAGGAGAATGTCCGGGTCGGGCTCCTGTTCGCCTCCAAAGCTTTAATGCAGCTTGTTATGAATCCATTTGTTGGACCTCTTACTAACAG GATTGGATACCACATTCCGATGTTTGCTGGCTTTGTGGTCATGTTCCTATCGACAATAA TGTTTGCTTTCTCTGAAACCTACATCTTGCTGTTCTTGGCACGAATGCTTCAAGGAATCGGCTCGTCCTTCTCATCTGTTGCAG GTCTTGGCATGCTGGCCAGTGTTTACACGGATGACAATGAAAGAGGGACGGCCATGGGGATTGCTCTGGGAGGACTGGCTCTGGGTGTGCTCT TTGGAGCCCCCTTTGGAAGTGTGATGTACGAATTTGTTGGGAAGAAAGCTCCCTTCCTGGTTCTGGCCTGCTTAGCGCTGATGGATGGAG CATTGCAGCTTTCTATACTTCAGCCTTCGAAGGTTTCTCCCGAG tctgcaCAGGGCCCGTCTTTATTAACCCTGTTACGGGATCCGTATATTCTCATTACTGCAG GGTCCATATGCTTTGCCAACATGGGGGTTGCAATGTTGGAACCAACACTGCCAATATGGATGATGCAGACCATGTGCTCTCCAAACTGGCAGCtcg GTATTGCTTTTCTCCCAGCGAGTATATCGTACCTCATTGGCACAAACCTGTTTGCTATACTTGCTAACAAAATGGGAAG GTGGCTCTGCTCCATGATTGGCATGTTGATTGTGGGTGTTAGTCTCATCTGT GTCCCCTTAGCAAAAGATATCTACGGACTCATTGGTCCAAATGGGGGTCTTGGTTTTGCAATCG GTATGGTGGACTCCTCAATGATGCCCATTATGGGATATCTGGTGGACCTTCGCCATGCGTCTGTGTATGGTAGTGTCTATGCCATTGCGGATGTTGCCTTTTGCCTCGGATTTGCAATTG GTCCTTCCACTGGTGGAGCGATTGTTAGAGCCATAGGGTTTCCAAGCCTCATGGTAATAATTGGGGTTATTAATATATTGTACGCACCCTTGTGCTGCTTCTTAAGGAACCCAACAGCAAGAGAAGAAAAAATG TTCTGA